A genomic region of Raphanus sativus cultivar WK10039 unplaced genomic scaffold, ASM80110v3 Scaffold0436, whole genome shotgun sequence contains the following coding sequences:
- the LOC108846796 gene encoding tRNA wybutosine-synthesizing protein 2/3/4-like, which translates to MEFEKRKAATLASIRSSVTDKSPKGYLDEPILPLLETINHHPSFFTTSSCSGRISILSQPKPQSTTTTTTKKKARGGSWLYITHDPADPESVLNLLFPPNPPTQITDSSELVFRFEPLIIAVECKDVSSAQFLVATAISAGFRESGITCCGEGKRVIIAIRCSIRMEVPLGDTETVLVSREYVRFLVGVANEKMVANRKRTDGFGLALLSNGFKSPGDGNDVDEEDNFENLAGTQESRSINNGDLHPGLHQDLMPLSTISITGEPVEKLHLWGHSACTINKTDRREVIVFGGFGGFGRHARRNESMLLDPSCGTLKLVTVNESPSPRLGHTASMVGDLMFVIGGRADPLNILNDIWMLDISKCEWSSQRCIGCEFPPRHRHAAASIGSNIYVFGGLNQEKILSSLHLLDTKNLQWKEIEQRGQWPCARHSHDMVAYESQLFMFGGYNGEKVLDDLYSFDVQSSSWKLEVVSGKWPQARFSHSMFVYKHVIGIIGGCPVSQNCHDLVLLDLKHRLWRSVRLDFMNKELLVRSTASVIGDDLIVIGGGAACYAFGTKFSEPVKINLLQSLTMSENHVTPQHEDASIEVKTEASLCQPCVLQLERKYAKFGKDILKNFGWLDLERKVYSHEKGLYICFPVTKKFSELFHEKQLLDKDLEGSEDNHLTSQLTKGLSLKEISSSVALNLLKELGARKFTTVAVEAKKVAKSPLQRMKEAVTSILKQKGLPEELLDELPQKWERLGDIVVLPVTSFKDPAWSSISEEVWSAVAVSLSANRLARQGRVEANGTRDSTLEILVGDDGWVDHRENGILYSFNATKCMFSWGNLSEKLRMGNMACENEVVVDLFAGIGYFTLPFLVRAKATMVYACEWNPHAIEALRHNVEANFVSDRCMVLEGDNRITAPKGVADRVCLGLIPSSEGSWVTAIQALRPEGGILHVHGNVKDTDVTSWAEHVSKSLSDIARAEGRRWEVTVEHIEKVKWYAPRIRHLVADVRCS; encoded by the exons atggaatTCGAGAAGAGGAAAGCCGCGACGCTAGCCTCAATCCGGTCATCGGTAACGGACAAATCTCCAAAAGGCTACCTGGACGAGCCCATCCTCCCTCTCCTCGAAACCATCAACCACCACCCTTCCTTCTTCACCACCAGCTCCTGCTCCGGCCGTATCTCAATCCTCTCCCAACCCAAACCACAATCAACAACTACAACAACAACCAAGAAGAAAGCTCGCGGCGGCTCGTGGCTCTACATCACTCACGATCCAGCAGATCCGGAGTCGGTACTCAACCTCCTCTTCCCTCCCAACCCGCCGACTCAGATTACTGATTCCAGCGAGCTGGTCTTCAGATTCGAGCCTTTGATCATCGCGGTGGAGTGCAAGGACGTGAGCTCGGCTCAGTTTCTCGTGGCGACGGCGATCTCAGCGGGGTTTAGAGAGTCGGGGATCACGTGCTGCGGGGAGGGTAAAAGGGTAATTATAGCTATACGGTGTTCGATTCGGATGGAGGTGCCGTTGGGCGATACGGAGACGGTGTTGGTTTCGAGGGAGTATGTGAGGTTTCTTGTCGGTGTTGCGAATGAGAAGATGGTTGCTAATAGGAAGCGGACTGATGGGTTTGGTTTGGCTTTGTTAAGTAACGGTTTCAAAAGTCCAGGTGATGGTAATGATGTAGACGAGGAGGATAATTTCGAGAATCTAGCTGGAACTCAGGAGTCAAGAAGTATCAACAATGGTGACTTGCATCCTG GGCTTCATCAAGATCTTATGCCGCTCTCAACAATATCCATCACCGGGGAACCTGTCGAGAAGCTTCACCTCTGGGGACATTCAGCTTGTACTATAAATAAAACAGACAGAAGAGAAGTTATCGTGTTTGGTGGCTTTGGCGGTTTTGGTAGACATGCCAGAAGAAACGAGTCTATGTTGCTCGACCCTTCATGCGGCACCTTAAAGTTGGTCACAGTCAATGAATCTCCATCACCACGGCTTGGACATACAGCTTCAATGGTTGGCGATCTCATGTTTGTTATTGGAGGAAGAGCTGATCCCTTGAATATTCTGAATGATATTTGGATGCTTGATATATCAAAGTGTGAGTGGAGCTCACAGAGATGCATTGGATGTGAATTTCCTCCGAGGCATCGTCATGCAGCAGCCAGTATTGGCTCAAATATATACGTATTCGGGGGACTTAACCAGGAGAAGATATTATCCTCGTTGCACCTTTTGGACACCAAGAACCTTCAGTGGAAAGAAATTGAACAGAGAGGTCAATGGCCTTGTGCACGCCACTCTCATGATATGGTTGCATATGAGTCTCAGCTATTCATGTTTGGAGGATACAATGGTGAGAAGGTACTTGATGATCTATACAGCTTTGACGTGCAAAGCTCTTCTTGGAAACTTGAAGTGGTTTCAGGGAAATGGCCTCAGGCCAGGTTTTCGCACTCCATGTTTGTGTATAAACATGTTATTGGCATAATTGGAGGTTGCCCTGTTTCGCAAAACTGTCATGATTTAGTTCTGCTAGATCTGAAGCACCGATTGTGGAGGAGTGTGAGACTGGACTTTATGAACAAAGAGCTATTAGTTCGAAGTACAGCTAGTGTGATTGGCGATGATCTTATCGTTATTGGGGGTGGGGCTGCTTGCTATGCTTTTGGGACAAAGTTTAGTGAACCAGTGAAGATCAACTTGCTTCAATCATTGACTATGAGCGAAAATCATGTCACTCCTCAACACGAAGATGCTTCTATAGAAGTGAAGACTGAAGCTTCTCTGTGTCAGCCCTGTGTCTTACAGTTAGAAAGAAAGTATGCAAAGTTTGGCAAGGACATACTTAAAAACTTTGGATGGTTAGACCTTGAGAGGAAAGTTTACTCACACGAAAAAGGTCTTTATATCTGCTTCCCCGTGACTAAGAAGTTCTCTGAGCTTTTCCATGAAAAGCAGCTTTTGGACAAGGATTTAGAAGGGTCAGAAGATAATCACCTTACCAGTCAGCTCACAAAGGGTCTATCGCTGAAGGAAATATCCAGCTCTGTGGCTTTGAATCTATTGAAGGAGCTTGGTGCTAGAAAATTCACTACTGTAGCTGTTGAAGCCAAAAAAGTAGCAAAGTCTCCTTTACAAAGAATGAAAGAAGCTGTCACGTCTATACTTAAACAGAAAGGTCTACCAGAGGAGCTTTTGGATGAGCTTCCACAGAA ATGGGAACGGCTTGGAGATATTGTCGTACTACCTGTAACATCTTTTAAAGATCCAGCTTGGAGCTCTATAAGTGAGGAAGTTTGGTCTGCTGTTGCTGTATCGCTTAGTGCCAACCGTCTTGCACGCCAA GGACGTGTGGAAGCCAACGGTACAAGGGATAGTACATTGGAGATTCTTGTGGGAGACGATGGATGGGTGGATCATCGTGAAAATGGAATCTTGTACTCTTTTAATGCTACCAAGTGTATGTTCTCATGGGGCAATCTCTCGGAAAAGCTGCGTATGGGTAACATGGCCTGCGAAAATGAAGTTGTGGTGGACCTGTTCGCTGGAATTGGATACTTTACCCTCCCTTTCCTTGTGAG GGCAAAGGCAACGATGGTATATGCTTGTGAATGGAATCCTCATGCCATTGAAGCACTTCGACATAACGTTGAAGCAAATTTTGTTTCTGACCGTTGTATGGTTCTTGAAGGAGATAACCGGATCACTGCACCTAAA GGAGTAGCTGACAGAGTCTGTCTTGGTCTTATCCCATCTAGCGAAGGAAGCTGGGTCACAGCTATCCAGGCGTTAAG GCCCGAGGGAGGAATACTCCATGTGCATGGAAACGTCAAGGACACGGATGTGACAAGTTGGGCCGAGCATGTCTCCAAATCATTAAGTGATATCGCCAGAGCCGAAG GTCGTAGGTGGGAAGTTACAGTAGAACATATAGAGAAAGTGAAATGGTATGCTCCTCGGATTCGCCATCTTGTAGCTGATGTTAGATGCAGCTGA
- the LOC108846798 gene encoding uncharacterized protein LOC108846798 — protein MFSIGEPMSEVDDPGNRRFWSLMVACSVDSSQPFSFWRFHISGASQEVSLLIRLEHKNLVKLLGFCNEGDEVILVSEFVPDRFIFESEKTPVIETVILQSYTIQWDSLFAVIIFSCI, from the exons ATGTTTTCTATTGGTGAACCCATGTCAGAAG TGGATGATCCAGGAAACAGACGTTTCTGGTCTCTGATGGTTGCCTGTTCAGTGGATAGTTCTCAGCCTTTCTCCTTTTGGCGATTTCACATTTCAGGG GCGAGTCAAGAGGTTTCACTCTTGATAAGACTCGAGCATAAGAATCTGGTTAAGCTTCTTGGTTTCTGTAATGAAGGAGATGAAGTGATTCTTGTCTCTGAGTTTGTCCCCGACCGCTTTATCTTCG AAAGTGAAAAAACACCGGTCATCGAAACTGTGATCTTACAAAGTTACACAATACAATGGGATAGTCTCTTTGCTGTAATCATCTTCAGCTGCATCTAA